The window GTTTGAACAAATACTGACTAGAATCTCCATTATAGATAGAGATGTAAACGAATTAAATCGTATTAAAAGCAAACTTCCCGACGATCGACCTTATTCTTCTGGTCTACAATTAATCTTTGATAAACAGATCAATAATCTACTCGATGAGCGAGATATTCTTTTGGGGCAAACAGTTCCTAACCCGCCTGCTTGGCTCGTTGGGGATATAACGAATGGACACCATAAACATGAAGTCATTCAAACCATTCCCACGATTGATCCAAATTATAAAAATACCGAGCCAACGGAACAAGAAGTCATGGCTTTCATCAAGGCACTTCCGAAGACAGAAATTCATTTACACCTAGAAGCCTGCGTAAACAAACCGACTCTCAAAGAAATGTTTAAAAAAAATGGAGTCGAAATTACAGAAGAAGAATTTGATAAAAAATTCATGTTCCATGATTTGAACGGATTTATCCAATTATTCTTATTTATCCAAAGTGCTGTTAAATCACACGAAGATTTTTCTTTTATGATAGATAGTCTCGCCGAATACATGAGAGCGGATAATATTATTTATACCGAAGTATTTGTCGCGCCAACTAAATTTATTCAGAACGGAATCGACTTTGATAAGATGATCGAAGTCATGGTAAATCGCATTCGTGAATTAAGAGAGCAAGAAGGAATCGAGATTCGATTGCTCATAGATGTATCTCGCACATTCGGAGCAGAAAATGCGATGAACAATCTCAACCGAGTGTTAAATCTAAATTACCCGGAAGTGCTTGGCATTGGTCTAGGCGGTGCTGAATTGCTCGGTCCTGCCAAAGATTATGAAGAAGTATTTCAAAAAGCAAGAGAGGCAGGGCTACACACTGTTATCCACGCTGGGGAAGATGACGGTCCTTGGTCTATCTGGGATTCTATTAATTATCTAAAAGTTGAGCGTATAGGACACGGAACATCTGCCATTCAAGATTCTGATTTAGTTGATTTTCTAAAAGAATCACAAATTCCAATTGAGATTTGTCTTACTAGCAATGTATTCACAGGAAAATACGTCAAGAAAGAAGAAAATCATCCCGTTCGCGAATACTATGACAGAGGCGTTTACACCTGTATCAACACAGATGACCCGGAGATATTCGATGTTAACCTCAGCTATGAATATTTCAAACTCTATCGCTTCTTAAATTTCTCTATTGAAGAATTAATTGACCTTATTAAAAAAGGCGTCTTCGCAACCTTTCATCCCGATAAAGAAGCTTTATGGAAAAGAGTCAACAGTGAAATCATCAAAGTCAGAACAAAGCATAATTTTTAGTTAAGGCTAATTTATTTTAATCGCAGGTAATGATGATTAATCCAAAACTACTCCATAATGATGAAACAATTTTTAAATTTAAAAGTATCATTACTCATTTAGAAATCCCGATTAGCCGTATCTATCTGTTTGGAAGCAGGGCAAAAGGAAACCAAAATCCAGATAGTGATTATGATTTTTTAGTTTTACTTGCCAATATCAAAGACAATGATTTAGTAAGAAAGTATAGAAGAACGATCGTCTTAAAAGCACATAGTGAAATTCCGAATATTCCATTTGATATTTTAGTTAAAAATTTAGAAGAATTCGATTCCTATAAATCAGAGATTAATACTTTGTATAATGAAATCTACCAACAAGGTATTGAAATTTGAAAACCAATATTGTAGATAATTTTTTGATAAAAGCATCTCGTGATCTTGGAACAGCAGAATTAATATTTAAGAATAAACCTGAATTTACAGATACATTAACTTTTCATTGTCAGCAAACTATTGAAAAATCCTTAAAAGCCTACTTAACATTTCATAACACAAAGATAAAATCAAATCATGATTTGATTTATTTGATTGAAAAATGTTCTGAGCTAGATTCAGAATTTTCATCTTTTTCAAAAGACCTATTTGCTGACGTGAATGATATTGGAATGTCAGTAAGATATGATGACATTGAAAATGATCCGAAAGAAGAGGAAGCTTTTCATTATTTAGAGTTCACAAGAGAAATTTATTCTTTTGTGAAACAGAAATTAAATAAATGAGATTAAGTTAGAAATAATCAATTCATGCTAAAAAATATCGCCAACCGTAAATTCTTTCAATTTCAAAATCTAAATCTTTCCTATCTAGATTCAGAAACACAATCAGAGCAAATAATACTAATTACCCACGCAAATGGTTACAGTGCGGAGTGTTATTCCTATTTAATCGAAGCGCTCCGAGACAAATACAGAGTAATCGCACTTGACTTTTCCGGGCATGGGCAGTCAGAGCCATTCTATGATTTTACTAGTTGGGATTTTTTAAGGGAGCAGATATTGGCACTCGTAGAGCTTGAGAAGTTGAGTAATATTATTTCGATTGGTCATTCTATGGGTGGTTCAAGTGTATTGCGTGCCTCCAAAAAAAAGCCGAGTTTGTTTAAGAAGCTAATCCTATTTGACCCCACTTTTTTAAGTATACCGATTCTTGTTTACGGAAGTCTATTCGGAATTCCAATTGCTAAGAATGCAATCAAAAGAAGAAGGAATTTTAAGAACATTGATCAAGTTAGAAAAGTGTTTAAAAAATTTTCTGCTTTTTCGAATTGGAATGAGCGGGTATATGACGATTATCTCAGGTCATGCTTTCGTGCTTCCGGTGAGGAAGTAGAACTCATTTGTGATCCCAAATTAGAAGCAAGGTATTTTAGCACACCGAGTTTTAGGAGCTTCCTTGACTTTGGAAAAAATAAACTAGAGACTCATATCATTATACCCCAAAAATTCGAAGTATGCTCACCCTTGCGTGGTAAAAAAATCGTTGCGGGTAATCCTAATTCAACGCTAACTGTCATCCCCGATGGAACCCATTTTTTTCCTTTTGAGAAGACGGAGTTTACGCTTAATAAAATTAAGGAGTTGTTATGAACCTATTCTTCTATCTATCCAAACTGCTGACTA is drawn from Leptospiraceae bacterium and contains these coding sequences:
- a CDS encoding nucleotidyltransferase domain-containing protein; translation: MMINPKLLHNDETIFKFKSIITHLEIPISRIYLFGSRAKGNQNPDSDYDFLVLLANIKDNDLVRKYRRTIVLKAHSEIPNIPFDILVKNLEEFDSYKSEINTLYNEIYQQGIEI
- a CDS encoding alpha/beta hydrolase, with translation MLKNIANRKFFQFQNLNLSYLDSETQSEQIILITHANGYSAECYSYLIEALRDKYRVIALDFSGHGQSEPFYDFTSWDFLREQILALVELEKLSNIISIGHSMGGSSVLRASKKKPSLFKKLILFDPTFLSIPILVYGSLFGIPIAKNAIKRRRNFKNIDQVRKVFKKFSAFSNWNERVYDDYLRSCFRASGEEVELICDPKLEARYFSTPSFRSFLDFGKNKLETHIIIPQKFEVCSPLRGKKIVAGNPNSTLTVIPDGTHFFPFEKTEFTLNKIKELL
- a CDS encoding HEPN domain-containing protein, whose translation is MKTNIVDNFLIKASRDLGTAELIFKNKPEFTDTLTFHCQQTIEKSLKAYLTFHNTKIKSNHDLIYLIEKCSELDSEFSSFSKDLFADVNDIGMSVRYDDIENDPKEEEAFHYLEFTREIYSFVKQKLNK
- the add gene encoding adenosine deaminase, yielding MKAKFEQILTRISIIDRDVNELNRIKSKLPDDRPYSSGLQLIFDKQINNLLDERDILLGQTVPNPPAWLVGDITNGHHKHEVIQTIPTIDPNYKNTEPTEQEVMAFIKALPKTEIHLHLEACVNKPTLKEMFKKNGVEITEEEFDKKFMFHDLNGFIQLFLFIQSAVKSHEDFSFMIDSLAEYMRADNIIYTEVFVAPTKFIQNGIDFDKMIEVMVNRIRELREQEGIEIRLLIDVSRTFGAENAMNNLNRVLNLNYPEVLGIGLGGAELLGPAKDYEEVFQKAREAGLHTVIHAGEDDGPWSIWDSINYLKVERIGHGTSAIQDSDLVDFLKESQIPIEICLTSNVFTGKYVKKEENHPVREYYDRGVYTCINTDDPEIFDVNLSYEYFKLYRFLNFSIEELIDLIKKGVFATFHPDKEALWKRVNSEIIKVRTKHNF